The genomic stretch TAATAGTTAGTGATTATAAAGCTAAAATACCAAATTAGAGTAGAAAAATTGTATCCGCATAATAAATGCAAAAATACCGATAAAAATACCGACTATGCAACCCCATATGCATTGTGGAATAGTGTGATCTTCAACATACCATCTGGCCCATGGTACGGGGGcagtaattaatataatggAAAGTTTGAATAAGAAACCAGAAACAAAACCAAGAGCATTAATGTTTTCTAGTAATAGCCATATTAGAATAGAATATGAAGTTACGCAGTGGCTAGAAGGCATTCCATAAGATGCACAAGCAGAATTTGGTGGTCTCGGGctcttgaaaatatttttaagaaaaaattcgCTCGAAGCTGAGGATGCAAGCATCATTATTAGAGCATATGCAGGTACAAAGCTGTCACCAATAAGGAGCcaaacaaataatacaagACCAATAATATAAGGTATGAAACTATAAAAAATCGCAAGAgcattttttcttgttaATACTGGATGAATTGAAACTGAAAATAATCCAAAAGGATGAGTATATTGTCCAGATGAAACTTGAGAAGAAGTTAGAGAGTTCCTTCctatatttgaagaataatCAGGATATACAATACCACATTCTAGATCATTCCATAATTCTGTTGAAGAACGCCAATATTTATCTAGTAGCTTCCCAGAACCCGGTGAAACAAATAAGTCATCGTTTTTAATCCTTGAAGTTTGAACGGAGCTAGACAACCCATTCCCATTATTAGAACCATTTACCCCATTAATAATGCTATTTGAGCAGCTGTTACTTGCACTGCcactattaatattattgctaCTAATCAATATACTTTCCGGATAGATTGATTTGCTCTGACGTATATTTCTTAATCCAGTAAATTGAGGATTATCAGTCAATGATTGCAAACTTGACGAAGCATTGCTTCCAAGCATGTTAATAGCAATTCATATAGTCTCAGCACCGCCTACACTTggtcaaaaatattaagtaTTATTATACTTTAACTGAATACCAGCTTTTCAAGAATATTTAGTTTAT from Cryptosporidium parvum Iowa II chromosome 8, whole genome shotgun sequence encodes the following:
- a CDS encoding 5 transmembrane domain proteiin, with the protein product MLGSNASSSLQSLTDNPQFTGLRNIRQSKSIYPESILISSNNINSGSASNSCSNSIINGVNGSNNGNGLSSSVQTSRIKNDDLFVSPGSGKLLDKYWRSSTELWNDLECGIVYPDYSSNIGRNSLTSSQVSSGQYTHPFGLFSVSIHPVLTRKNALAIFYSFIPYIIGLVLFVWLLIGDSFVPAYALIMMLASSASSEFFLKNIFKSPRPPNSACASYGMPSSHCVTSYSILIWLLLENINALGFVSGFLFKLSIILITAPVPWARWYVEDHTIPQCIWGCIVGIFIGIFAFIMRIQFFYSNLVF